The genomic interval GGGCAGCTCGTGTGCCTGCGGTGACAGCTTCAGCTGACCCGACCTGACCCGGGCGACCGGGTCGGCCGTCACGAAGGGCCCCGCACCAGCAGGTGCGGGGCCCTTCGTCGTGCGCGGGACGCGGTGGGTGTCCCGGCCCGCCGTGCGCCCGCTCAGGCCGCGGCAGGGCGGGGGCGGCGCCTGTGCACCAGGGGCCGCCACGGCCCCGCGGCGAGCACGAACGCGACCAGGGCGACGACCAGCACCGACAGGGGCAGCACGCCGGCCATGGCGACCGGCTCGCCGGCCGTGCCGAACTCGGCGGACGCCTGCGACACCAGCGGAGGCACGGACCCGGTGACCGGTCGCCCGGTCACCCCGCTGGCCCGTACGCCCTCGACGAACCCGAGGACCGAGAACGTCCACAGCAGCTGGAGCACCACCCACGTGGCCAGCGCGACGTACCCGCCGAACGCCCACCGGGGTCGGCCCCGGTAGATCTCGGCCACGGCATACGCCATCGCCCTCGGGGAGCCGATCGCGAGGAGCGCGCTCGTCGTGCCCTCGCGCGCGGCGGCCTCGTCGAGGTTGGCACGCAGCTCGGTGCGCAGCTGCTTGCGGCGGCGCCCGGGCACCCCGCGGTAGTCCATCCAGAAGTCGTACCCGGCCACGGCCCCCGCGATGCGGGCACGGTCGAGGATGCTCATGCGGACTTCCCTTCGTTGCCGGGCGGTGCGGCGCCCGTGACGGTGTCGACGGCCGCGACGAGCGACCGCCAGGCGCGGCCCCGGGCGGCGAGCTCGGCCACTCCCGCCGGGGTCGTGCGGTAGTACTTCCGAGCAGGGCCCGAGGCCGACAGCTCCAGGTGGGACTGCAGCAGGCCGGCCGACTCCAGGCGGGCCAGGGCCGGGTAGACCGTCCCCTCGGCGAGGTCCTCGAACCCCGCGGCCTTGAGCCGGGTGACGATGCCGTAGCCGTACCCCGGCTCCTCGCGCAGCACGCTCAGCAGGAGCAGCGAGAGCACTCCCTTGAGCATCTGCGGGTCATGGGCCATGGAGGAAAGGTATGCCAGGTACCTGACTTTGCCAAGTACCGCCCGCGCGTCGTTACGTGGAGTGCGTCGCGGCGCCTCAGCGGTACTCGGGGTTGGGGGAGTCGAAGCGGTCGCCGGCGTCCCACGCCACTCGCTGGTTGCCACCGACGGGGAAGCCGCCGGCCACCGTGAACATCGCCGCGAGGTGCATGAGGTTGTAGGTCATGAACGTGGTGTTCCGCCGGGTGAACTCGTTCTCGGGGCCGCCGCTGCCCTCGTCGAGGTACGACGGACCCGGCCCGGCCTCGCCGATCCAGCCGGCGTCCGCGCCGGGCGGGATGGTGAAGCCGATGTGCTGCAGGCTGTAGAGGATGTTGGAGGCGCAGTGCTTGATGCCGTCCTCGTTGCCGGTGATGATCGCGCCGCCGACCTTGCCGTAGTAGACGTACTGCCCGGCCGCATTGGTCATCGACGAGCCGCCGTAGAGCCGCTCGATGACGCGCTTGGTGACGCTGGAGTTATCGCCGAGCCAGATCGGGCCGGCGACGACGAGGATGTCCGACTCGAGGATCTCGGCGAAGATCGTCGGCCACTCGTCGCGGTCCCAGCCGTGCTCGGTCATGTCCACGTACACGCCGGTCGCGATGTCGTGGTCGACGGCGCGGAACTCGCGCACGTCGACCCCGTGGTCGCGCATGATCCCGGCGCTGACGTCGATCAGCCCCTGCGTGTGGCTGCGCTCGGGCGAGCGCTTCAGCGTGCAGTTGACGAAGGTCGCCCGCAGCCCCCCGAAGTCCAGCTCCCGCATCGCCTCCGTCGCCGTCCGCGTCCCCGGCTCTGCACCCGTCGTCCCCGGCTGTGCGCCCTGTCCTGCCCCCGTGTCGGTCATGGAGCGACTGTCCCCCGCGGCGCTGCCGACCGCAACGGCAACGGGTAGGTTTCCGGTGTGCGAATAGCCGTCACCGGGTCCATTGCCACCGACCACCTCATGACCTTCAAGGGGAGGTTCCGCGACTCCCTCGTCGTCGAGCAGCTCGACAAGGTCTCGCTGTCCTTCCTCGCCGACGACCTCGAGGTCCGGCGTGGGGGAGTGGCCGCCAACATCGCCTTCGGGATGGCCAACCTCGGGCAGCGGCCGATCCTCGTCGGCGCCGTGGGCGAGGACTTCGCCGACTACCGCAGCTGGTTGGAGCGCCACGGCGTCGACTGCACGTCCGTGCACGTGTCGGAGTCGCGGCACACAGCCCGGTTCGTGTGCACGACCGACGAGGACATGGCCCAGATCGCCACCTTCTACGCCGGTGCCATGAGCGAGGCGCGGGCGATCGAGCTCGGCCCCATCGCCGAGCGCGTCGGTGGCCTGGACCTCGTCGTCGTCGGCGCCAACGACCCCGAGGCCATGCTGCGCCACACGCGGGAGTGCCGTTCGCGGGGCATCCCGTTCGCGGCCGACCCGAGCCAGCAGCTGGCCTTCGCCGACGGCGAGACGATCCGCCAGCTCATCGACGGCGCCGACTACCTGCTCACCAACGAGTACGAGGCCGCCCTCACCGAGCAGAAGACCGGCTGGTCCTCCGACGAGATCGCGGCCCGGGTCAACACCCGGGTCGTCACCAAGGGTAAGGACGGCGTCACCATCGAGCGCAAGGGCGAGGACCCCGTCCACGTCTCGGTCGCCCGCGAGGTGCGCCGCGCCGACCCGACGGGGGTCGGCGACGCGTTCCGCGCCGGCTTCCTCACCGGCCTGGCCGCCGACCTGGGCCTGCGGCACGCGGCGGAGCTCGGCTCGATGCTGGCGACCTACGTCATCGAGACCGTCGGGACCCAGGAGTACACCCTCGGCAAGTCCACCTTCCTCGCCCGGCTCGCCGAGGCGTACGGGCAGGACTCCGCCGACGCGATCGAGCCGCACATCGCCTGCGTGGCCCCCTGACCGGTGGTCGCCCCCGAGCCCGTCGAACCCCTGCCGAGCGGCTGGGCCTTCGACCTGTCCGGGGTCGACGACGGCGAGGACCTCGTCGCCGTCGGGGGTGACCTGCGCGCGGGGACGATCCTCGAGGCGTACCGCACGGGCGTCTTCCCCATGGGCCTCGGGGACCACGGGGCCCGGCCGCTCGGGTGGTGGTCGCCCGACCCGCGCGGGGTCCTGCTGCCCGGCGGCGTGCACGCCAGCCGGTCGCTGCGGCGCTCGCTGCGACGGTTCGAGATCCGGGTCGACACCGCGTTCCGCGAGGTCGTCGCCGCGTGCGCGGACCCCTCGCGCGAGGGCCGCTGGATCACCACCGAGATCGCCGACGCGTACACCCAGCTGCACGCGCTCGGCTGGGCGCACAGCATCGAGACGTGGCAGGACGGCGAGCTCGTCGGCGGCCTCTACGGCCTGTGCGTCGGCGGCCTGTTCGCGGGCGAGTCGATGTTCCACCACGTCACCGACGCGTCCAAGGCCGCCGTCGTCGCGATGGCCGGCCACGTCTTCGCCGACGGCGACCCGCGCCGCATCATCGACGTGCAGTGGGCGACCGACCACCTGCGCACCCTCGGCATCGTGAGCATCCCGCGGGCGGAGTACCTGCGCCGGCTCGGCGACGCGATCCACCTGGAGCCGCCCGCCTTCGCGGTCAGCTAGCGGGCGCCTCGGGGCCGCCGACACGGACCCGGTATGCCGCGTGGTCGCCGTCGTCGCGGGCCCCGAGGAACGCGTGACCCCTCATCCGGCACCACGCCGGGACGTCCGCGGCGGCGGCCGGGTCCGTCGACCACACCTCGAGCTCGGTCCCCGGGGCGGCGTCGCGGGCCCGCTGCGCCAGGCGGATGACCGGCAGCGGGCAGCGCAGGCCGCGTGCGTCGACGACGTCGTCCCCGCTCACAGCCGCCGTGCCCCCAGCTCCTCGCGCACCCGCTCGACGGCACCGGGGAGCGCGCGCACGAAGGCCGCCACGCCGGCTGCCCGGTCCGGCGCCACCGCGGAGAGGGGCAGCGTGACCCGCACGTTGCCGTGGGTCAGCGCCCCCATGGCGGCAAGGACGTGGCTGGGCTCCAGCGTGCTCGCGGTGCAGGCCGAGCCCGACGCCACGGCGAAGCCCGCCCGGTCGAGCTCGCGGACGAGCGCCTCGCCGTCGGCATACAGCGCGGAGAAGGTGAGGACGTGCGGCAGGCGGCCCTCGGGTTCGCCGACCACGTCGACGTCGGGGAGCCGGCCCGCCGCCTCGCGCAGCCCCCGGACCAGGGCGAAGGCCTCGGCCGCGTCCTGCTCGCGGGCCGCCTCGGTCTGCTGCCACGCCTCGGCCGCCGCGAGGGCCAGGGGCACCCACGGGGTGTGGCGCGAGGCCCCGTGGAGGGCGGCGTCCGGGTCGGTGGCCCCGGGCAGCAGCCACCGGGTGCCCTCGGGCACGACGAGGACCCCCAGCCCGCCCGGGCCACCCCAGGACTGCGCGTCGCCCGCGAGCACGTCGTATGCCGTGGGCGCAGGGACCCGCCCCAGCGACGCCTGGGCGTCGACGGCGAGCGGGACGCCCGCCGCGCGGCAGGTGGCGTGGGCCTCCTCGAGCGGTTGCAGGGTGCCGACCTCGCCGTTGGCGTGCTGGAGGGCGGCCGCCACCGTGCCCGGCACGGACAGGGCCTCCCTCCACGCGTCGAGGTCCACGCGTCCCAGCCGGTCGACGGCCACCTCGCCCAGGCGGCCGGCGTCACCCGACAGGTCCGCCTCGTGCCTGGCCGGGACGAGGACGGCCGAGTGCTCGACGGCCGAGGCCACCGTGCGGGCGCCGCGGCGGCGCGCGGCGTGCCGCAGCCCGTCGAGCATCCACCGGACGGCGGTCGGGCCGTCGGGGGCGAAGGTCACCTCGGCCGGGCGGACACCGAGCCCGGCAGCGAGCACCTCCCGCGCCTGGTCGAGCAGGCGACGCGCCGTTCGCGCCTCGGCGTGCAGCCGCCGGGGGTCGGCCCAGCCGGCGTCGACGGCGGCCACCAGGGTCGCCCGCGCGGCGGGGTGCACCGGTCCCGGGGCGGCGTCGAGGAGGACGCGCTCGACAGGGGGATTCGCCACACCCCGACGGTAGCCGTACCCCGACCCGACACCACCTCCCGGCTGGAGTAGGGTTTGGCGCGAATGGCCCATCACTGCTTCGAAGAAGGTGCACCGTTGCGTCAGCACGACGTCCCTGCGCCGCGCCCCCCGCGCCGGCGGACAGTTCTCCGCAGGTCCACCGTGGGTGCCGTGGCCTCCCTGCTGGCGGTCGCCCTCTCGGGCTGCGCCGGTCGCGTCCAGGACGGCTTCCTGCCGCGCGCCGCCACCCAGGGTGGCGAGCGCGTCACGACCCTGTGGAACGGCGCCTGGATCGCGGCCCTCGCGGTCGGCGTCCTCGTCTGGGGCCTCATCCTCTGGTGCGTCGTGGCATACCGCCGGCGCAAGGACGACACCGAGCTCCCGGTGCAGCTGCGCTACAACGTGCCGATGGAGATCCTCTACACCGTCGTGCCGGTGTTCATGATCGCCGTGCTCTTCTACTACACCCAGCGTGACGAGTCGGCGCTGCTGGACACCAGCAAGAACCCCGACGTCGTCGTCAACGTCATCGGGAAGAAGTGGTCCTGGGACTTCAACTACGTCAACGAGGACACCTACGAGAGCGGCACGCAGGCCGAGCTCACCGGCAAGGAGGGCGCCGAGGCGTCCCTGCCGACCCTCTACCTCCCGGTGGGCAAGCGCACCGAGTTCGTCCTGACCTCGCGCGACGTCATCCACTCGTTCTGGGTGCCGGCCTTCCTGCAGAAGCTCGACATGATCCCGGGCCGGGTCAACAAGTTCCAGGTCGTCCCGACCGAGACCGGTGACTTCAAGGGCAAGTGCGCCGAGCTCTGCGGTGCCTACCACTCGCAGATGCTGTTCAACGTCAAGGTCGTCGACCAGGCCACCTACGACGCCCACATCGCCGAGCTCAAGGCCAAGGGCAACACCGGTCAGCTCGACAACAGCCTCAACTCCGAGCGGATCATGAACAACCAGCAGAACCTCGTCCCGAGCACTGGGAGCAAGTGATGGCAGCGGCGACCGAATCCACGGCGGGGACCTACCTGCGCTCGACGCAGGGCACCTCGACCCGCCGGCTCACCAAGGGCCAGACCGTCGTGAAGTGGATGACGACGACCGACCACAAGGTCATCGGCAACCTCTACTTCATCACCTCCTTCATCTTCTTCATGTTCGGTGGTGTGCTCGCGCTGCTCATCCGCGCCGAGCTCTTCGAGCCGGGCCTGCAGGTCGTGGACAACCCCGAGCAGTACAACCAGCTCTTCACCATGCACGGCACGATCATGCTGCTGCTGTTCGCGACGCCGCTGTTCGCCGGCTTCGCCAACGCGCTGATGCCACTGCAGATCGGTGCCCCCGACGTGGCGTTCCCGCGCCTGAACATGTTCGCCTACTGGCTGTACCTGTTCGGTGGCCTCATCGCCTCGGCTGGCTTCCTCACGCCCCAGGGCGCGGCGTCGTTCGGCTGGTTCGCGTACGCCCCGCTCTCGGACGCCTCCAACAGCCCCGGCCTCGGCGGTGACCTGTGGGTCTTCGGCCTCGCGCTCGGTGGTTTCGGCACCATCCTCGGTGCGGTCAACTTCATCACCACGATCATCTGCATGCGCGCCCCCGGCATGACCATGTTCCGGATGCCGATCTTCACCTGGACGGTGCTGATCACCTCGCTCCTCGTGCTGATGGCCTTCCCGGTCCTGGCCTCCGCGCTGCTGGCCCTGGGCGCCGACCGCAAGTTCGGGGCACAGGTGTTCCAGCCCGAGAACGGTGGGCCCATGCTGTGGCAGCACCTGTTCTGGTTCTTCGGGCACCCAGAGGTCTACATCATCGCCCTGCCGTTCTTCGGCATCATCAGCGAGATCCTGCCGGTGTTCTCCCGCAAGCCGATCTTCGGCTACAAGACCCTGGTCTTCGCCACCATCGGCATCGCCGCGCTGTCCGTGACGGTCTGGGCGCACCACATGTACGCGACCGGCCAGGTGCTGCTGCCGTTCTTCGCGGTCATGACGATGCTCATCGCCGTGCCGACAGGCGTGAAGTTCTTCAACTGGATCGGCACGATGTGGGGCGGCAAGCTCTCCTTCGAGACGCCGATGCTGTGGTCGATCGGCTTCCTCGTGACGTTCCTCTTCGGCGGCCTGACCGGCATCATCCTGTCCAGCCCGGCCCTCGACTTCCACCTGTCCGACAGCTACTTCGTGGTGGCCCACTTCCACTACGTCGTCTTCGGCACGGTCGTGTTCGCGATGTTCGCGGGCTTCTACTTCTGGTGGCCCAAGCTCACCGGCCGGATGCTCGACGAGACCCTCGGCAAGATCCACTTCTGGATGCTGTTCGTCGGGTTCCACACCACCTTCCTCATCCAGCACGTGCTCGGTGTCGACGGGATGCCCCGCCGCTACGCCGACTACCTGCCCGAGGACGGGTTCACCTGGATGAACCAGGTCTCGACGTACGGCTCGTTCCTGCTCGGCGCCTCCACGCTGCCTTTCCTCTACAACGTGTGGAAGACCTGGCGGACGGCTCCGCTGGTGGAGACCGACGACCCGTGGGGCTACGGCGCCTCGCTGGAGTGGGCCACCTCCTGCCCGCCGCCGCGGCACAACTTCGACGTGATCCCGCGGATCCGGTCCGAGCGCCCCGCCTTCGACCTGCACCACCCGGAGGCCGCCCCGTTCGCGACCCTGCCGGCCGACCCCGACACCCTGACCCGGATCATCGGCGGCCCGGACGGCAACGGCCCGCACTCGCACCACACCGGTGAGCTGGACCACGACCTCAACCCCCGATTCCACGAGGAGCGCGACTGAGCATGAAGATCGAGTTCAAGCTCTTCGTCATCCTGGCGGTCTTCTTCGCCCCCGTCGGGCTCCTCTACGGCATCTTCACCCACTGGCGCGAGCCGGTCGGCCCGGCAGGGCTGTTCCTGTCGGCCGGACTGGGCGCGATGATCGCCTTCTACCTCTGGGCCACCGGGCGACGCCTGCCCGAGCGCCCGGAGGACAACCCTGCCGGTGAGATCGACGAGCAGGAGGGTGAGTACGGCTTCTTCAGCCCCCACTCCTGGTGGCCGCTCCCGCTGGCCGGGGCCGCCGCGATCTGCTTCCTCGGCCTCGCGGTCGGGTGGTGGCTGTTCATCATCGGTGCCGCCTTCGGCGTCGTGGCCCTCGTGGGGTGGACGTTCGAGTACTTCAAGGGTCCGCACGCGGTCTGACCTGCGCGGACACCGCGAGAGGCGGTGTGCCACCCGGCCGGGCGGCACACCGCCTCTCTGCTGTTCCGGGGGCGGTCCCGACCGTCGGGCGGCGCGGCCGACGTACCTCGCCACGCATCTCGCCACGCGCGTTGCGGGGCCGTCGCGGGCGCCGAGGTACCATGGAGCGACGGTCCGCGCCAGCGGGCCGTCCCCATGGGGGCCTGACGCGGTCGAACCGCCTGGCCGATCACGGGCGCCGACAGCCAACCGGACGGGGCCGTACGGCGTCTGAGGGGGTGGACCGCGGCGCCCTGCGCCCGGCCGGCCGAGACAGGACACGAACGCGAGGAACGCGCCCGAGGGTGCGAGCACAGGAGCAGCAGTGGTGGGTAGGACTCTTCGGGCACGCCGACAGCTCGTCGCCGCGGCGACCCTGGTCACGGCAGCCGTGCTCGTCGCCGGGTGCTCCGGTACGGCGACTGGCCAGTCGACCGGGAACGTCGCCGGCAGCCCCTCCTCCTCGTCCTCCTCCAGCTCCAGCAGCGCCCCGGTCGTGCCGGCAGACCTCTCGGTCACGCCCGCCGACGGTGCGAGCGGCGTCCTGCCGAGCTCGCCGGTCGTGGTCGAGGCCAAGTCCGGGACGCTGAAGTCGGTGACCGTCAAGGACGCGGACGGCCACGCGCTGCAGGGCTCGCTCGAGAACGGCACCTGGACCTCCACGGGCCGCCTCGCCCCCGACAGCACCTACACCGTGTCGATGACCGCCGCCGGGTCCGACGACACCCCCAGCACCAGCACGTCGACGTTCCGCACGCTCAAGCCGGCCGTGACGGCGACCTACGGCATCCTCTACGCCGGCCAGACGGTCGGGATCGGCATGCCGGCCTCGATCCAGTTCGACTCTCCTGTCGTGACGCCCGAGCAGCGCGCCCAGGTGGAGAAGCTGGTGACCGTGACGACGTCGCCGAAGGTCGAGGGGCACTGGGGCTGGCTCGACAGCCGCCAGCTCATGTGGCGGCCGAAGACCTACTGGAAGCCGGGCACCAAGGTCACCGTCAACGCGCCGCTGAGCGGGGTGCAGACCGGCCCGGGCAAGTGGATCGCCAACGACGACAGCGCCAGCTTCACGGTGGGCTCGGCGATGATCTCCACGGTCGACATCAAGCGCCACGTCATGACCGTCACCCAGGGCGGCACGGTCCTGCGCACCATCCCGATCAGCGCCGGCCGCCCGGGCCCCAAGACCGAGACCCGCTCCGGCATCAAGGTCATCATCCGCAAGGAGGGGACCGTGGTGATGGACTCGACGACAATCGGGATCAAGAAGGGCCAGCCCGGCTACTACAAGATCAAGACCGAGTCGGCGATGCGCGTCACCTGGACGGGGGAGTACCTGCACTCCGCCCCGTGGTCGGTCGGGTCGCAGGGCAGCTCGAACGTGAGCCACGGCTGCGTCAACATGTCGCCGAGCGAGGCCGCGTGGATGTACTCGATCTCCAAGGCCGGTGACGTGGTCGTGTTCACCGGGTCCAGCCGGGTGTTCCAGCCGACCGAGGGCATCGGGGTCTGGCAGTACTCCTACGCCAACTGGGTCAAGCAGAGCGCCCTCGCCTGAGGCGACCGCCGTGAGCCGCCCTGACGGTCGCAGGGCCACGACCTGCGCCGCCCGGCGCGGCGCGGTTCCCGGCTCCATCCTCGGGGCGGCGCTGGCCGCCCTGGTGGCCCTGGGCGCGGGCTGCTCGAGCGGTTCACCCGGCCACCCCACCTCGGTGGCGTCCACGACCGGGTCGTCCCCGGCCTCGTCGGCGCCGGCGTCGACGGGTGCGGGCCCGGGCCGGTCGACCGCGACGACGTCCGCGGGCGCGACCGGGTCCGCTGCCACGAGCGCATCCGGCGGCCCGGCAGCAGTGGGGCCAACCAAGCTGCTCGTCGTCGTCATGGAGAACCACTCGCTCGCGCAGATGCGGGCGCAGATGCCGTACACCGAGTCCCTGGCGCAGCGGTACGGCTACGCCACCGCCTGGTCGGCGGTGCGGCACCCGTCGCTGCCGAACTACCTGGCCATCGCGTCGGGGAGCACCCACGGGGTCACCGACGACGCGGCTCCTGCCCAGCACCCCCTTCCGGGCGCCACGGTCTTCGGCCGCGCCCTGGCCGCCGGCTCGACGGCAGCGGTCTACGCCGAGGGCATGGCCCGGCCGTGCCAGCAGGAACCCGAGGGCCGGTATGCCGTCAAGCACAACCCGTGGGCGTACTTCCCCGCGGAACGAGCAGCCTGTGAGCGTCACGACCTGCCGCTCGACGCCCTGCAGGAGGCCGTTGCGGCCGGGACGCTCCCGGCCGCCGGCATGGTGGTCCCCGACCTGTGCCACGACGCGCACGACTGCGGGCTCGGCGTCGCCGACGACTGGTTCCGCACGTGGATGACGCGCATCCAGACCGGCCCCGACTGGCGCTCGGGCCGGCTCGTCGTCGTGCTGACCGCGGACGAGGACGACCACTCGTCCGGCAACCGCGTGCTCACCGTGGTGGCGCACCCGTCCCTGCACCACGTGGTCGTGACGGCTCCGCTCGACCACTACTCGCTCACCCGGCTCTACGCCGAGGTGACGCGCACCGCCCCTCTCGGGCGGGCGGCGGGAGCCACCTCGGTGGCCGCGGCGTTCGGCCTGCCCCTGCCGCGCTGACGGCGCTCGGCGGCCGGCGGGGGAGGAGCGCCTGCGGCGCGGGGGCGGGACGGAGGCGGGACGGGTGCGGAACGTCCACGGAGGTGGGAGGTCAGCCCCAGCCCAGCTCGTGCAGCCGGTCGTCGTCGATGCCGAAGTGGTGGGCGATCTCGTGCACGACGGTCACGGCGATCTCCTCGACCAGCTCGTCGGTGGTGTCGCACATGCGGGTCAGCGGCCCCCGGAAGACCGTGATCCGGTCGGGGAGGGCTCCTGCCGCCCACGCCTCACCGCGCTCGGTCAGCGGCACACCCTCGTAGATCCCGAGGAGGTCGGGCTCGTCCGCCGGGGGCTCGTCCTGCAGGAAGATGACCACGTTGTCCATCAGGCCCAGCAGCTCGGCCGGCACCCCGTCGAGGGCGGCGTCCACGGCCTGCTCGAACTCCGCGCGCCCCATCTCCACCACGGTCCCAGCCTGCCATGCCCCCGCCCGCGGGACGGGACACCGAGGGCCCTGTGCCGCGGGACGGGCCCCAGGACGCCGTATGCCGCCCGCTCGAGGTGAGCGGGCGGCACACGGCGGTGGTGGGCCTGTGCGGGCGTCAGGGACGCTGCGGGGGCTCCCGGCGAGCGGCCTCGAGCCCGGGACGGGCCTCCTGCTCCTGCGGAGCGGCCTCGATCGCCTCGTGGCCGTGGCCGTCGTGGTGCGCGGCGGCGAGCTCGGCCGGGGTGACCGGGTCGATGCGGTCGGTGAAGTAGAACCGCGACAGGGCGGCACGGGCCTTGTCCTTGCGCGCGGTGGGGGAGGCCACCCCGTGCTCGTCGGTCGCGGCCTCGAGCTGCAGGACCTCGTGGGGGTCGTGCTGGACGAGGTTCCACCGGGTGTACTCGTCGAGCGGCTCGTGCTGCTCGAAGAACTGCCCGTCCGCCGTGCGGATGATGCGCCCGGTCTCGCGGCCGTGCAGGACCAGGTCGCGGTCGCGGCGCTGCAGCGACAGGCAGATCCGCTTGGTCACCCAGAACACGATGACCGGGGCGATGAAGAACGCCGCCCGCAGGATGTGGGTGATGTCGTTGATCGACAGGTGCAGCTTGATGGCCATGATGTCGTTGCCGGCGGCGAACATGAGCACGCCGTACATCGTCATGGCCGCCATGCCCAGGGCCGTGCGGGTCGGGTTGTTGCGCGGGCGGTCGAGCAGGTGGTGCTCGCGCTTGTCACCGGTGACCCAGGACTCCAGGAACGGGTAGGCAGCCATGAGCCCGTACATCACGGGGATGAGCAGGATGGCGCCGATCATGACGTTGAAGCTGAACGTGAACCCGAAGGCGGTGAACTCCAGCCAGCCGGGCAGCAGGCGCAGGGCGCCGTCGGCGAAGCCCATGTACCAGTCCGGCTGGGACCCGGCCGTCACCGGTGAGGGGTCGTAGGGGCCGTACGCCCAGATCGGGTTGATCGTCACGACCGCCGAGATGAGGGCGACGACGCCGAAGACGATGAAGAAGAAGCCACCGGCCTTCGCGGCGTACACCGGCATCACGGGGTAGCCCACGACGTTGTCGTTGGTGCGGCCCGGGCCGGGGTACTGCGTGTGCTTGTGCACGAACACGAGCCCGATGTGGGCGGTGAACAGGCCGACCAGGATCGCCGGCAGGAGCAGCACGTGGACGGCGTACAGGCGGGGGATGATCGCCTCGCCGGGGAACGGGCCGTCGAAGACGAAGTACGACAGGTACGAGCCGATGACCGGCACCGAGCGCATGAAGCCCTCGGCGGCACGCAGGCCGGTGCCGGACAGCAGGTCGTCCGGCAGCGAGTAGCCGGCGAAGCCCTCGACCAGCGCGAGCATCGACAGGATGCAGCCGATGACCCAGTTGATCTCACGCGGCTTGCGGAACGCGCCCGTGAAGAACACGCGCAGCATGTGCACCGACAGCGCGACGATGAACATCAGCGCGGCCCAGTGGTGGATCTGCCGGATGAGCAGGCCACCGCGGATGTCGAAGGAGATGTCGACGGTCGAGCGGTACGCCTCGGACATCGTGATGCCCTTGAGCGGCAGGTACGAGCCGTCGTACACGACCTGGCCGGCGCTCGGCACGAACCAGAACGTGAGGAACGTGCCCGAGAGCAGGCAGATGATCATCGAGTACATGGCGACTTCGCCGAGCATGAACGACCAGTGGTCCGGGAAGACCTTCTTCAGCAGGTAGCCGAAGGGCTTCGCCGCACCCGTGCGGTCGTCGAGCCAGCCCGCGACACCACCGACGGCCTTGGCGCCGGGGGAGTGGGGAGCCTCGTGCTTCGGGTCGTCAGCGCGGAGCCGGTCGGCGCCGCGAGCGGTTGATGTGGTGCTCATGCGTGTCCACGCTCCCAGAAGCTCGGGCCGACAGCCTCGTGGAACGGGGCGTCGGCCACCAGGTATCCCTCAGAGTCCACTGTAATCTGCAGCTGCGGCAGCGGCCGCTTGGCCGGTCCGAAGATGACCTTGCAGTCGTTGGTGACGTCGAACGTCGACTGGTGGCACGGGCACAGCAGGTGGTGCGTCTGCTGCTCGTAGAGCCCGACCGGGCAACCGACGTGGGTGCAGATCTTGGAGTAGGCCACGATGCCCTCGTGGCCCCAGTCGCGCTCCTTCTGCACCTTGATGTCCTCGGGGTTGAGGCGCATGAGCAGGACCGCGGCCTTGGCCTTGTCCTCGAGCACGTGCTGGGAGTCCTTGATCGACTCCGGCAGGACGTGGAAGACCGAGCCGATGGTGACCTGGTCGGCGCGGATCGGCGTGCGCTCGGGGTCGCGGACCAGCCGGTCGCCCTTCTTCCACATCGTCTTGGACAGCTCGTCCTTGGG from Phycicoccus sp. M110.8 carries:
- a CDS encoding ubiquinol-cytochrome c reductase cytochrome b subunit, coding for MSTTSTARGADRLRADDPKHEAPHSPGAKAVGGVAGWLDDRTGAAKPFGYLLKKVFPDHWSFMLGEVAMYSMIICLLSGTFLTFWFVPSAGQVVYDGSYLPLKGITMSEAYRSTVDISFDIRGGLLIRQIHHWAALMFIVALSVHMLRVFFTGAFRKPREINWVIGCILSMLALVEGFAGYSLPDDLLSGTGLRAAEGFMRSVPVIGSYLSYFVFDGPFPGEAIIPRLYAVHVLLLPAILVGLFTAHIGLVFVHKHTQYPGPGRTNDNVVGYPVMPVYAAKAGGFFFIVFGVVALISAVVTINPIWAYGPYDPSPVTAGSQPDWYMGFADGALRLLPGWLEFTAFGFTFSFNVMIGAILLIPVMYGLMAAYPFLESWVTGDKREHHLLDRPRNNPTRTALGMAAMTMYGVLMFAAGNDIMAIKLHLSINDITHILRAAFFIAPVIVFWVTKRICLSLQRRDRDLVLHGRETGRIIRTADGQFFEQHEPLDEYTRWNLVQHDPHEVLQLEAATDEHGVASPTARKDKARAALSRFYFTDRIDPVTPAELAAAHHDGHGHEAIEAAPQEQEARPGLEAARREPPQRP